Proteins encoded together in one Yersinia mollaretii ATCC 43969 window:
- the pqiA gene encoding membrane integrity-associated transporter subunit PqiA, whose protein sequence is MSVALPSLPYGTKAVCPRCKTTLTARWDEPRKRPVGYAISALFMLLLANMFPFVNMRVAGITSEITLIQIPQVMLADDYASMATLFMVLVQLIPAFCMVAIILLCLRVRMPIRWKALIAKVLFQFKTWCMVEIFLAGVLVSFVKLMAYGEIGIGSSFIPYCLFCVLQVRAFQCIDRHWMWQDIAPAPALPHPLIPGRTGLRQGLRSCSCCTAILPQAQVECPRCHTQGYVRRRNSLQWTMALLVTSILLYIPANLLPIMITESLGSQMGSTIMAGVIFLWSEGSYPVALVIFIASIMVPSLKMLAIGWLCWDAKGKGNTDTERMHFIYEIVEFVGRWSMIDVFVIAVLSSLVRIGQLMSIYPAIGALLFAMVVILTMFAALTFDPRLTWDRISDTTQKEPQGDGQ, encoded by the coding sequence ATGTCAGTGGCCTTACCCTCTCTGCCTTATGGCACCAAAGCGGTATGTCCGCGCTGCAAGACCACACTGACTGCGCGGTGGGACGAGCCTCGCAAACGGCCGGTGGGTTATGCAATCAGCGCACTATTTATGCTTTTACTGGCGAACATGTTCCCCTTCGTCAATATGCGTGTTGCGGGGATCACCAGCGAAATCACTCTGATCCAAATACCTCAAGTGATGTTGGCAGATGACTATGCCAGCATGGCAACACTCTTTATGGTGTTGGTGCAGTTGATACCTGCCTTCTGTATGGTAGCAATTATTCTGCTTTGCTTACGAGTTCGTATGCCAATCCGCTGGAAGGCATTGATAGCAAAGGTGTTATTTCAATTTAAAACTTGGTGCATGGTGGAGATCTTCCTCGCCGGTGTGCTGGTCAGTTTTGTCAAACTGATGGCCTATGGCGAAATTGGCATAGGCAGCAGTTTTATTCCCTATTGCCTATTCTGCGTGTTACAAGTGCGCGCTTTCCAATGTATTGACCGCCATTGGATGTGGCAGGATATTGCGCCGGCACCTGCGTTACCCCATCCCTTAATTCCGGGCCGCACGGGGTTGCGCCAAGGGTTACGCTCCTGTTCCTGCTGTACTGCCATTTTGCCGCAAGCGCAGGTAGAATGCCCCCGTTGTCATACACAGGGCTACGTCCGCCGCCGCAACAGTTTGCAGTGGACCATGGCACTGCTCGTCACCTCGATCCTGCTCTATATCCCCGCTAATCTGCTGCCGATCATGATCACCGAAAGTCTGGGTAGCCAAATGGGGTCGACCATCATGGCCGGGGTGATTTTCCTCTGGAGTGAAGGTTCTTACCCCGTGGCATTGGTGATTTTTATTGCCAGTATCATGGTGCCATCATTAAAAATGTTAGCAATCGGCTGGTTATGCTGGGATGCGAAAGGTAAGGGCAATACTGACACTGAACGTATGCATTTTATTTATGAAATCGTCGAGTTTGTTGGCCGCTGGTCAATGATAGACGTTTTTGTTATTGCAGTGCTCTCGTCATTAGTCCGTATCGGGCAGTTGATGAGTATCTATCCGGCGATCGGGGCGCTACTGTTTGCGATGGTAGTGATCCTGACCATGTTCGCTGCATTGACCTTTGATCCCCGGTTAACCTGGGATCGAATAAGTGACACAACCCAAAAGGAGCCGCAAGGTGACGGACAATAA